One Proteinivorax tanatarense DNA segment encodes these proteins:
- a CDS encoding SHOCT-like domain-containing protein produces the protein MNEKMQVLKMIESGKVTAEEGMKLLAAVESKGDNSTSKSSARQLRIKVINKDSGRVKTNIKIPMYLVSIGMKFIPQDSSLTRKELAEAIQLAKDKGEGTVLEVEDKDSNYDVHIMVE, from the coding sequence ATGAATGAAAAAATGCAAGTTTTAAAAATGATTGAATCAGGCAAGGTTACTGCAGAAGAAGGTATGAAATTACTAGCAGCGGTAGAGAGTAAAGGAGATAATAGTACTTCAAAAAGCAGTGCTAGGCAGCTGAGGATTAAAGTTATAAATAAAGATAGCGGTAGAGTTAAAACTAATATTAAAATTCCTATGTATTTAGTATCCATAGGCATGAAATTCATTCCCCAAGACAGTTCTCTAACTAGAAAAGAGTTAGCAGAAGCAATTCAATTGGCTAAAGATAAAGGAGAAGGTACTGTGTTAGAGGTAGAAGACAAAGATTCTAATTACGATGTTCACATTATGGTGGAGTAG
- a CDS encoding CAP domain-containing protein, which produces MKKITTYLTLGIISSSIILVSSPAESMSYRDFLQQHVNGTSQQQTTTEQQPEETNVDNEKQSNTIANFWNRRRNANTNTENNVNNKEENKQESAPADSQDKTNGIDDFWANRRRANTNTNSESEQSSSRESSDSNQEKNKKTYKVSQRELNMLDLINQERKAAGVSPLKIDEQVSRLANMKSQDFIDNNYFAHESPVYGRANQMLRDENISFRRVGENIASSQSYIVSHHRLMASDGHRRNILNPNYTHVGIGIVDQNPSGVYVTQIFITK; this is translated from the coding sequence ATGAAAAAAATTACTACTTATTTAACGTTAGGAATTATAAGTTCATCAATTATTTTAGTTTCTAGTCCTGCTGAGAGTATGTCTTATCGAGATTTCTTACAACAACATGTCAATGGAACAAGTCAACAACAAACAACCACAGAACAACAACCAGAGGAAACAAATGTTGATAATGAAAAACAAAGTAACACTATAGCAAACTTTTGGAACAGAAGAAGAAATGCAAATACCAACACTGAGAATAACGTCAACAACAAAGAAGAAAATAAGCAAGAAAGCGCCCCTGCTGATAGCCAAGATAAAACTAATGGAATCGACGACTTTTGGGCTAATAGAAGAAGAGCTAACACCAACACAAATTCTGAAAGTGAACAGTCCTCTAGCAGAGAATCCTCTGATTCTAATCAAGAAAAAAATAAAAAAACATATAAGGTTAGTCAAAGAGAATTAAACATGCTCGATTTAATCAACCAAGAACGAAAAGCTGCCGGCGTTAGTCCGTTAAAGATTGACGAACAAGTTAGCAGGTTAGCTAACATGAAAAGCCAAGACTTTATAGACAATAATTACTTTGCTCACGAGTCTCCCGTTTATGGTAGAGCAAACCAAATGCTTCGTGACGAAAATATTAGCTTTAGACGAGTTGGAGAAAATATCGCATCTTCTCAAAGTTACATAGTTTCCCATCACAGGTTGATGGCTTCAGATGGTCATCGTAGAAATATTTTAAACCCTAATTATACTCATGTAGGAATAGGTATAGTTGACCAAAATCCATCAGGGGTTTATGTAACCCAAATTTTTATTACTAAATAA
- a CDS encoding putative manganese-dependent inorganic diphosphatase, with product MKETIVIGHKNPDTDSIASAIAYSELKNRLGGSCVAKRCGGLNTETEHILKFLDISAPEYIEDLELRVKDILVNSYPALPKEETLKKIGTLMGEKEIKSLPLLHDNSTLAGIITPGDFAKLYLQEIESGEIFYSKILIKNAVENLKAEVFYQGKDIFLTGRILIGAMDVEKLKLVLKPNDTLIIGDRFEGQKVAIQRGISTLVLIGGCKPNKEIIELAKQYNVNILGFEGDSFTAARLLALARSGSDVMTTSTQTVDESTKLSELKDLFSSTGFRAFPVVDESNKFQGMITKKDVIDITSPKVILVDHSETSQSVEGLNLSEIVEIIDHHRLGDIQTQKPIPINCRPVGSTATLVAEQYFINNINIKTKMAALLLSAIISDTVMLKSPTTTSFDVNMAKRLSEIAKVSLKDFGKEVYSWTEKIADLSAEELLNQDLKEFEFSSGKVAIGQVETTSVEKILEAKDEFIKSMEEQSTQNDYQLMMLIITDIISGDSYAICYGGKGTEVAKAFNQSISENIFFMPKVMSRKLQVIPVLGKIFNKSV from the coding sequence ATGAAAGAAACGATTGTAATAGGTCATAAAAATCCAGATACAGATTCAATAGCTTCTGCCATTGCTTATAGTGAATTAAAGAATAGGCTAGGTGGAAGTTGTGTTGCTAAAAGATGTGGTGGTTTAAATACAGAAACAGAACATATTTTAAAATTCCTTGACATATCAGCTCCTGAATATATCGAAGATCTAGAGCTTAGGGTAAAAGATATTTTAGTTAACTCTTATCCAGCTTTACCTAAAGAGGAAACTTTAAAAAAAATAGGGACATTGATGGGGGAGAAAGAGATAAAATCCTTACCTTTACTCCACGATAATAGCACCTTAGCAGGAATAATTACACCAGGGGATTTTGCTAAATTATATTTACAAGAGATAGAAAGTGGAGAAATTTTTTATTCAAAAATATTAATAAAAAATGCTGTGGAAAACTTAAAGGCTGAGGTGTTTTATCAGGGAAAAGATATATTTTTAACGGGAAGAATTTTAATTGGAGCGATGGATGTTGAAAAGCTGAAACTTGTGCTGAAACCCAATGATACTTTAATTATTGGAGATAGGTTTGAAGGTCAAAAGGTAGCGATACAAAGGGGAATAAGCACATTAGTTTTAATAGGAGGCTGTAAGCCCAATAAAGAAATAATTGAACTGGCTAAGCAGTACAATGTTAATATTTTAGGATTTGAAGGTGATAGCTTTACAGCAGCTCGCTTACTTGCTTTAGCTAGGAGTGGCAGTGATGTAATGACTACTTCAACTCAAACGGTCGATGAAAGTACAAAGCTTAGTGAGCTAAAAGATCTGTTTTCTTCAACGGGTTTTAGGGCATTCCCTGTTGTGGATGAATCAAATAAATTTCAAGGAATGATAACAAAAAAAGATGTAATTGACATTACATCTCCTAAAGTTATATTGGTTGACCATAGCGAAACTAGTCAAAGCGTGGAAGGGTTGAACTTAAGCGAGATTGTAGAGATTATTGATCATCATCGGTTAGGGGATATTCAAACTCAAAAGCCTATTCCAATAAACTGTAGACCTGTTGGCAGCACCGCTACTTTAGTTGCTGAACAATATTTTATCAACAATATAAATATAAAAACCAAAATGGCGGCATTGCTGCTGTCTGCTATTATATCAGATACAGTGATGTTAAAATCTCCTACTACAACATCCTTTGATGTTAATATGGCAAAAAGATTATCGGAAATAGCTAAAGTTTCTTTAAAAGATTTTGGCAAAGAGGTTTATAGCTGGACAGAGAAGATTGCAGACCTTTCGGCAGAGGAACTTCTTAATCAAGATTTAAAAGAATTTGAGTTTAGCAGCGGGAAAGTTGCTATAGGACAAGTGGAAACAACTTCAGTAGAAAAAATATTGGAAGCAAAAGATGAATTTATAAAAAGTATGGAGGAGCAATCTACACAAAATGATTATCAACTGATGATGTTGATTATAACTGATATTATAAGTGGGGATTCTTATGCTATTTGTTACGGAGGTAAAGGTACTGAGGTAGCAAAAGCTTTTAATCAATCTATATCCGAAAATATATTTTTCATGCCTAAAGTTATGTCAAGAAAACTACAAGTTATACCAGTTTTAGGGAAGATATTTAACAAAAGTGTATAA
- a CDS encoding DUF4097 family beta strand repeat-containing protein, whose translation MGVTEKQMILEMMEKGKISQKQADELLDALEKDNSQSQQSEKESSSKDEGEKSSFYDDGGAECNEGFSLFDNIKDVFGMTVNSSYKYEFYREFTHTFESSEIFVDLKTKKGDIFVQGWNKPHGLIQETVVVQGVKGKERAKEYVDKYHKLSLGKDFIKGNPKNKKRKISVCYNLFLPQDKVYKLDLSSTNDEILVENINTDLCDVSLVNGEFKINNIVANLLDISLVNGDGVAQGKFKNINVSTVNGDLVIKEEALLPGNADISTVNGDIKFYLPMSGEGVKVDMNSVNGSLEINHQNYVLKGKKLAFTKDYEVHGARRSYDINSVNGDLVFEEL comes from the coding sequence GTGGGGGTTACTGAAAAACAAATGATTTTAGAAATGATGGAGAAAGGGAAAATATCTCAAAAGCAAGCAGATGAACTGCTTGATGCATTAGAAAAGGATAATTCTCAATCCCAGCAATCCGAGAAAGAATCAAGTAGTAAAGATGAGGGTGAGAAAAGCTCCTTTTATGATGATGGTGGTGCTGAATGTAATGAAGGTTTTTCTTTATTTGATAATATTAAAGATGTTTTTGGCATGACAGTGAATAGCAGTTACAAATATGAGTTTTATAGAGAATTTACTCATACATTTGAAAGCTCTGAAATATTCGTGGATCTCAAAACAAAAAAAGGAGATATATTTGTTCAAGGATGGAATAAGCCCCATGGTCTTATCCAAGAGACAGTTGTTGTTCAAGGGGTAAAGGGTAAAGAAAGGGCAAAGGAATATGTCGATAAGTATCATAAGCTTTCTTTAGGTAAAGATTTTATAAAAGGAAACCCAAAAAATAAAAAAAGAAAAATATCTGTTTGTTATAATCTTTTTTTACCACAAGATAAAGTTTATAAGCTGGACCTATCATCTACTAACGATGAAATTTTAGTAGAGAACATTAACACTGACTTATGCGATGTTAGCTTAGTAAATGGTGAGTTTAAAATTAATAACATAGTTGCAAATCTATTGGATATTTCTCTAGTAAACGGAGATGGTGTCGCTCAAGGAAAGTTCAAGAACATTAATGTTTCCACTGTTAATGGTGACCTTGTGATTAAAGAAGAAGCTTTATTGCCAGGAAATGCAGATATTTCCACTGTCAATGGTGACATTAAGTTTTATTTACCTATGTCAGGTGAAGGGGTTAAAGTTGATATGAATTCTGTGAATGGAAGCTTAGAAATTAATCATCAGAATTATGTACTCAAGGGTAAGAAACTTGCATTTACTAAAGATTATGAAGTGCATGGGGCAAGGCGGTCGTATGATATTAACTCCGTTAACGGGGATCTTGTATTTGAAGAATTATAA
- a CDS encoding SHOCT-like domain-containing protein, which yields MSQSKLHVLQMVKEGKVSAEQGLELLDALEKEAPHSQREFVDQYDMDDPRHVRIKIVKQNDSKYVIDIPLGLVKFLNYLPLTNAKIKVNNMMITKEEILSKAEQGEKGVIKEIVDGQKHILIELI from the coding sequence TTGTCACAAAGCAAATTACATGTTTTGCAAATGGTTAAAGAGGGAAAGGTTTCTGCAGAACAGGGGCTTGAACTACTTGATGCACTAGAAAAAGAAGCCCCGCATAGTCAAAGGGAGTTTGTTGATCAATATGATATGGATGACCCACGTCATGTTAGAATTAAGATAGTGAAACAAAATGATTCGAAGTATGTAATAGACATTCCTCTAGGATTAGTAAAGTTCTTAAACTATTTACCTTTAACTAACGCAAAAATAAAAGTAAATAATATGATGATCACTAAAGAGGAGATTTTGTCAAAAGCTGAACAGGGCGAAAAAGGGGTAATAAAAGAGATTGTTGATGGTCAGAAACATATCTTGATCGAACTTATATAG
- a CDS encoding protease complex subunit PrcB family protein, translated as MEETNSVIETDDYPEAVSKQKEEVRIAGGSFVYSCSETKKQYVYIALGERPTGGYSIKVSVEETKEKIIVKYQELKPDKDDIVTQAITYPDKMLVFERGKDVEIINKNNKE; from the coding sequence GTGGAGGAAACAAACTCAGTTATAGAAACCGATGATTATCCAGAAGCAGTATCGAAACAAAAAGAAGAAGTTAGGATAGCTGGAGGAAGTTTTGTGTATAGCTGTTCTGAAACAAAAAAGCAATACGTATATATTGCTTTAGGAGAAAGGCCCACAGGGGGATATTCTATTAAGGTATCAGTGGAAGAGACAAAAGAGAAAATAATTGTAAAATATCAAGAGTTAAAGCCTGATAAAGATGACATTGTTACTCAAGCAATAACTTACCCAGATAAAATGTTAGTTTTTGAAAGAGGAAAAGATGTTGAAATTATTAACAAAAATAATAAGGAATAG
- a CDS encoding helix-turn-helix domain-containing protein: protein MNVLAIIERNFEKDNFELISHLKSKQSIRVIEATNSCLDKTLGNFKGLVIWATNEINYNSSLWHHMVVRKQSWFMLMERISPKEILKLVDHGINFITLGDPKRAFVLNNQNYKLLRLAIDILAWSAEKLLIEEQSLKVLSKKENEVVNLLLEGYEDKEIAQRLYISDKTVRNHISNILKKVSLKNRTQLVLWALNQKGEI, encoded by the coding sequence ATGAATGTGTTAGCTATAATTGAGCGAAATTTTGAAAAAGATAATTTTGAGCTGATTAGTCATTTAAAATCTAAACAATCAATTAGGGTAATAGAAGCTACCAACTCTTGCCTAGATAAGACATTAGGGAATTTTAAAGGCCTGGTAATTTGGGCTACAAACGAAATAAACTATAATTCTTCATTATGGCATCATATGGTTGTAAGAAAACAGTCGTGGTTTATGCTGATGGAAAGAATATCTCCCAAAGAAATACTGAAATTAGTTGACCATGGAATTAACTTTATAACTTTAGGAGACCCCAAGAGAGCTTTTGTGTTAAATAATCAGAATTATAAGCTTCTTCGCTTAGCCATTGATATTTTAGCTTGGTCTGCAGAAAAATTATTAATAGAAGAACAAAGTTTAAAGGTTCTTAGTAAGAAAGAAAATGAGGTAGTTAATTTACTTTTAGAAGGCTATGAAGATAAAGAAATTGCCCAGCGACTATATATTAGTGATAAAACTGTGAGAAATCATATTAGCAATATATTAAAGAAAGTATCGTTAAAAAATAGAACTCAGTTGGTGTTGTGGGCATTAAATCAAAAAGGTGAAATTTAA
- a CDS encoding glucodextranase DOMON-like domain-containing protein — translation MVKNSLLFILLGLIIFSPMSASADGKVIFEMEDPVGDSHGTGAFTHPTAEVYGDRVQEQLDLTYFKVIDQKDNVQFRLEFALEPDAVNPWEGEGFNFHRIDIYLVTEPGVTGATETFRRGANVEFEVPWNKLIKIKDFNKSKVYDVREDPDDLDAGRQIEVFVDGKEIVANVPKNYIGEIDKSSMFYVLVGHYSSLDSDGFLQIKEEAGKWHGGGGDPEGKYNPNVYDILAESKEEQYAQLQWEEESVAVLKPVGGKQRGSFMKNILIVAGIVIIAGVALLVVKNKREIISRRF, via the coding sequence ATGGTTAAAAATAGTTTATTATTTATTTTATTGGGGTTAATTATTTTTTCACCTATGTCTGCATCTGCTGATGGTAAGGTGATTTTTGAGATGGAAGATCCTGTTGGTGACTCTCATGGCACTGGAGCTTTTACTCATCCCACAGCTGAAGTATATGGAGATAGAGTGCAAGAACAATTAGATCTTACATACTTTAAAGTAATTGATCAAAAAGATAACGTGCAGTTTAGGTTAGAGTTTGCTTTAGAACCTGATGCTGTAAACCCTTGGGAAGGTGAAGGATTTAATTTTCATAGAATTGATATTTATCTTGTTACTGAGCCTGGGGTTACCGGAGCTACTGAAACTTTTAGGCGAGGAGCTAATGTTGAATTTGAGGTGCCATGGAATAAATTAATTAAAATTAAGGATTTCAATAAATCAAAGGTATACGATGTAAGAGAAGACCCAGACGACTTAGATGCTGGACGACAGATAGAAGTTTTTGTGGATGGAAAAGAGATAGTAGCCAATGTCCCCAAAAATTATATAGGTGAGATAGACAAAAGCTCTATGTTTTATGTTTTGGTGGGGCATTATTCAAGCTTAGACAGTGATGGGTTTTTGCAGATCAAGGAAGAAGCAGGAAAGTGGCATGGTGGAGGGGGAGACCCGGAAGGGAAGTATAACCCAAATGTTTATGATATTTTAGCAGAAAGCAAAGAAGAACAATATGCACAGCTTCAATGGGAAGAGGAAAGTGTAGCTGTTCTAAAACCAGTTGGAGGAAAACAGCGGGGCTCTTTTATGAAAAATATTTTAATAGTCGCCGGCATAGTGATTATTGCAGGAGTAGCTTTACTTGTAGTCAAAAATAAAAGAGAAATTATTAGCCGTAGATTTTAA
- a CDS encoding phage holin family protein, whose protein sequence is MRGLIWRWVINALALFFAAQILSGMSIGGFGSAMIAALVLGLANAIIKPILKILTFPITILTLGIFTLVINGFILWLVAATVQNFSVEGFFASIIGAIILSIISSILSFLVADDTI, encoded by the coding sequence ATGCGAGGACTAATTTGGAGATGGGTGATAAATGCTTTGGCGTTATTTTTTGCCGCCCAAATCTTATCAGGTATGAGTATTGGGGGATTTGGATCTGCGATGATTGCAGCTCTAGTTCTAGGATTAGCTAACGCCATCATAAAACCTATATTGAAAATTTTAACTTTCCCTATAACTATACTTACTTTAGGGATTTTTACTTTAGTTATTAACGGCTTTATTTTGTGGCTAGTAGCAGCTACTGTCCAGAACTTTAGTGTAGAAGGTTTTTTTGCTTCCATTATTGGAGCGATAATACTTAGCATAATTTCTTCCATTCTAAGCTTTTTAGTAGCTGATGACACCATTTAA
- a CDS encoding YheC/YheD family protein: MELKKSHINNKLIKNEILSQHPIINNFLPKTTFLTSSTFQNFITSYPMVFCKPCKGVKEKKSFMVQKTKNNFKLQFQYRTISNLDRRDLWSQIVPFMSKEPYIIQHGSDTPKVDNNSFIIKAIVQRPKSYWKVTGIAVSSSTNEKKGYSLKYVLDKLDISNDYQISFKKLFTILAINSANQLYKYFPHISQLSLDIKLDTFFAPWIYEVNSLPKIDIFKKIDKDAYKSIVKAQHQIFQSKRRCLSS; the protein is encoded by the coding sequence ATGGAGTTAAAAAAGTCACATATCAATAATAAGCTAATTAAAAATGAAATTTTATCTCAACACCCAATAATTAATAACTTTCTTCCAAAAACCACGTTTCTTACATCCAGTACTTTTCAAAACTTCATAACTAGTTACCCTATGGTTTTTTGCAAACCTTGTAAAGGTGTTAAAGAAAAAAAATCTTTTATGGTTCAAAAAACAAAAAATAATTTTAAACTCCAATTTCAGTACCGAACTATTTCTAATTTAGACCGCAGAGATCTTTGGTCCCAAATTGTTCCTTTCATGTCAAAAGAACCTTATATCATTCAACATGGTTCCGATACACCCAAAGTTGATAATAACAGCTTTATAATAAAAGCTATAGTTCAACGCCCAAAATCCTATTGGAAAGTCACAGGCATAGCGGTATCATCCTCTACCAATGAAAAAAAGGGATACAGCTTGAAATATGTGCTAGATAAACTAGATATTTCCAATGATTATCAAATATCCTTTAAAAAACTTTTTACGATATTAGCTATAAATTCTGCAAATCAACTATATAAATATTTTCCCCATATATCTCAACTTTCCTTAGACATAAAACTTGATACTTTTTTTGCACCTTGGATATATGAAGTAAATTCTCTACCTAAAATTGATATATTTAAAAAAATTGATAAAGATGCCTACAAATCTATTGTTAAAGCCCAGCATCAAATATTTCAAAGTAAAAGACGATGTTTAAGCTCTTAA
- a CDS encoding SHOCT-like domain-containing protein: protein MAHLNKEFQISPQHKVAFSMDKGEIDVRGWDEDLCKVVVESDQEVVFTHKKKINRLFLSAGEGENKKVQMYLPRTCNIFINGSYLDLSVANFDYKLKVENGNGKISVTNFLGDISLEQSKGSIELVSNCGRLKADLGNVNTEVFNHTGDLTIDAGSGDLYVKGLDGAANLVLAKGNHTVTESKGSLCFSSAGEIDITSCRFTQIRGVGAGNTVLELPKTLILNYDIVRNGDMCLFIPPNSSLNLEAFFDSVDNKVESLKTEKNPGFYRINKGAEWMAEVKLQGKHLDIQSKNDECADKYESNTSGSKEALRILKMVEEGDLDPQEAEELLEAIDKEVE from the coding sequence ATGGCGCACCTTAACAAAGAATTTCAAATTTCTCCACAGCATAAAGTGGCGTTTTCTATGGACAAAGGAGAAATAGATGTTAGGGGCTGGGATGAGGATTTATGTAAAGTCGTTGTGGAAAGCGACCAAGAGGTAGTTTTTACTCATAAAAAAAAAATAAATAGGTTATTTTTAAGCGCTGGCGAAGGTGAAAATAAAAAGGTGCAGATGTACTTGCCAAGGACTTGTAATATCTTTATAAACGGTAGTTATTTAGATCTATCAGTAGCTAACTTCGATTATAAATTAAAGGTTGAAAATGGAAATGGAAAAATATCTGTAACCAACTTTTTAGGAGACATAAGTTTAGAGCAGAGCAAAGGCAGTATCGAGCTTGTTTCAAACTGTGGCAGATTAAAGGCTGATTTAGGAAATGTAAATACAGAAGTTTTTAATCATACAGGAGATCTAACAATAGATGCAGGTAGTGGTGACTTGTATGTTAAGGGTTTAGATGGAGCAGCTAACTTGGTGCTAGCTAAGGGGAACCATACGGTAACAGAAAGTAAAGGGAGCTTGTGTTTTAGCTCAGCGGGAGAGATAGATATAACTTCCTGTAGGTTTACTCAAATTAGAGGAGTAGGTGCTGGAAATACAGTGTTGGAATTGCCTAAAACGTTAATTTTAAATTATGATATCGTTAGAAATGGAGATATGTGCCTGTTCATCCCGCCAAATTCTTCTTTAAATTTAGAAGCATTCTTTGATTCTGTGGATAATAAGGTGGAGTCGTTAAAAACAGAAAAAAACCCGGGGTTCTACAGGATAAATAAAGGTGCTGAATGGATGGCAGAAGTTAAATTGCAAGGGAAGCATTTGGATATTCAAAGTAAAAATGACGAGTGTGCTGATAAATATGAGAGCAATACATCGGGAAGTAAAGAAGCTTTAAGGATTTTAAAGATGGTTGAAGAGGGAGATTTGGACCCTCAAGAAGCGGAAGAGCTTCTGGAAGCTATAGATAAGGAGGTAGAGTGA
- the yqeC gene encoding selenium cofactor biosynthesis protein YqeC, whose product MSDIIKGLDLNKGDFITFVGGGGKTTGVYSLGKVMDDSVLTTTTKMFPPKQKGVIVVEDCLPKDYKYKQYLLVEKIEKDILKGLDKDRLADIYDENKGTFICEGDGARMKPLKLWASHEPAIPANSNVVLSVIGASVLGKKWDRNNVHRDSLLNLDGEVISFATILKIAKEGFFSQGVPSGASLHLVFNQWDKVKGKFSANELLEFAQEIKKIERRLISVAFISFTKEKLYYVF is encoded by the coding sequence ATGAGCGATATTATAAAGGGGCTAGATTTAAATAAAGGGGACTTCATAACTTTTGTTGGTGGTGGTGGTAAAACAACTGGTGTTTATTCACTGGGGAAGGTTATGGATGATAGTGTTTTAACCACTACCACTAAAATGTTTCCGCCAAAACAAAAAGGGGTAATAGTAGTAGAGGACTGCCTTCCCAAAGACTATAAATATAAACAGTATTTATTAGTAGAAAAGATTGAAAAGGATATCTTAAAAGGGTTGGATAAAGATAGGTTAGCTGACATATATGATGAAAATAAAGGTACTTTTATCTGTGAAGGTGACGGTGCAAGGATGAAGCCACTAAAATTATGGGCAAGTCATGAGCCAGCTATCCCGGCTAACTCTAACGTTGTTTTGTCAGTCATTGGAGCCTCTGTATTAGGGAAAAAATGGGATAGAAACAATGTTCATAGAGATTCTTTGTTAAACTTGGATGGCGAAGTTATATCGTTTGCTACTATTTTAAAGATCGCAAAAGAAGGTTTTTTTTCTCAAGGGGTTCCATCGGGAGCAAGTTTACATCTTGTTTTTAACCAGTGGGATAAAGTAAAGGGAAAATTTAGTGCCAATGAGCTGTTAGAATTTGCACAGGAAATAAAAAAAATTGAACGGAGGCTCATTTCGGTAGCGTTTATTTCATTTACAAAAGAAAAGTTATATTATGTTTTCTAA
- a CDS encoding DUF2089 domain-containing protein, with product MKKQAIGKCPICDSHLNVARLKCKKCDTAIEGDFDLCKFCRLDREQKEFVEVFIKSRGNIKEVERELGISYPTVRSRLEGVIEALGYRPEPVPKVDSETARRRKKVLDALNSGDITAEEAVELLKEHN from the coding sequence ATGAAAAAGCAGGCAATAGGGAAATGTCCTATTTGCGACTCTCATTTAAATGTGGCTAGGCTGAAATGTAAGAAGTGTGATACTGCTATAGAAGGTGATTTTGATTTATGTAAATTCTGTAGGCTAGATAGGGAACAAAAAGAGTTTGTGGAAGTGTTTATAAAGAGCAGAGGTAACATTAAAGAGGTAGAAAGAGAATTAGGGATTTCTTATCCGACGGTACGAAGTAGGTTAGAAGGGGTAATAGAAGCACTTGGTTACAGACCGGAACCAGTTCCAAAAGTGGATTCCGAAACAGCAAGGAGGCGCAAAAAAGTCCTTGATGCTTTAAATAGTGGTGATATTACAGCTGAAGAAGCTGTAGAATTATTAAAAGAGCATAATTAA